The segment ATGGGCATCGCGCTCACCACGGCGACGCCCGCGCTGGTGACGGGGACGATGCCGGTCGAGGGCAACACCCAGCCGTTCGGCGTGCTGCACGGCGGGGCCAGCGTCGTGCTCGCGGAGACGCTCGGGTCCGTCGGGGCCGCGCTGCACGCCCGGGCTGCGGGGCGCACGGCGGCGGGCGTGGAGATCAACGCCACGCACCACCGCGCGGTCCGCCGCGGCCTCGTCACCGGCACGGCCACCGCCGTGCACCTGGGTCGGACGATCGCGACGTACGAGGTCGTCATCACCGACGACGAGGGCCGGCGCACCTGCACCGCCCGGCTCACCTGCGCGGTCGTCGCCTCCGCCGGCTGACCCCTGCGTTCCCGGGGCGGCCCCGTTTGATCGGGGTCCCCGATCGAGGAGGGGTCACCACGAGGGGATCTCCTCGTGGTGAGCCCCATCTGATCGGGGACCCCGATCAACTGGGGGTGGAGCGGAGCGGGGCGCTACTCCGCGGCGCGGGCGAGCCGCAGCCGGCTGCGGCTGCGCATGGAGCGGCGGCGCGCCAGCAGGTCCTCGACGGCCGAGACCGCACCGGCGTCGGCCGCGAGCCGGCGGCGCA is part of the Motilibacter rhizosphaerae genome and harbors:
- a CDS encoding hotdog fold thioesterase — encoded protein: MADLPDPLPLGALADRMGIALTTATPALVTGTMPVEGNTQPFGVLHGGASVVLAETLGSVGAALHARAAGRTAAGVEINATHHRAVRRGLVTGTATAVHLGRTIATYEVVITDDEGRRTCTARLTCAVVASAG